The genomic stretch AGTATCTCTTCTGCAGCTGTATAAGGGTCTGTCGTACCTGATTCTAAGTCGGCCAGCCAGGAGAACCCGTTTTTCTGTTCGTTTGTCCACACTTGCTGATAGATTTCATGCTGAACCACTTCCATCACTTCACGCTTCAGGTTAGAAAGCTTTCTTTCCTTGCCTTCGCCGCTTTTCTCTAAATATTCTCGGTGTGCTAGAAGATATTCCCATAATTCTTGTAATCCTTTATTTTCAGTAGAAATCGTCTGCACGACTGGTGGGCGGTACGGACTGTCGTGTTTCACAAGGTCAAGCATAGCTTCGATCTCAGCAAGAAGCTTCGGAACCCCCGGCATATCCGCTTTGTTCACAACGAACAGATCCGCGATCTCCATGATTCCCGCTTTAAACACTTGCACAACATCTCCGCTGCCCGGGTTCAATACAACCGCAACCGAATCCGCTAGCTTCATAATGTCGAGCTCAGACTGTCCGACACCTACCGTCTCTATTAAAATCACATCAAAACCATATGCATCCATCAGCCGTACCGTTTCTTTCGTTGAACGGGAAAGACCGCCGAGACTACCGCGCGTACCCATGCTTCTGATGAACACGCCAGGGTCGGTAAAATGGTCTGCCATTCGAACGCGATCTCCAAGGATAGAGCCGCCGCTGAACGGACTCGTCGGATCAACGGCAACAACGGCAACAGTCATCTGTTTTTTACGCAAAAAAGAGATGAGACGATTGACGAGCGAGCTTTTCCCGGCACCAGGTGAACCGGTGATGCCGATCCAATGAGCGCCTTTTTGCTGTGGGTAGATGCTCTTTAAAAGCTCAAGTTTGTCTTCACCGTTGTTCTCGGCAAGCGTGATCGCTTTTGCGAGAGCACGTTCCTCTTTTTGCTGGATGCGCTGTGCTAATGGATGCATAATATCCTCCTAAAACTTTTTCGGGGTATTTGATTTCCGCTCCAGGATGCTCGCTTTCCGCGGGGCAGGCGGTGAGCCACATTTGTTCGTTTCACTCTTAAGTGTCTCACCTGCCCACCTGTCCCGCAGGAGTCTCGCACCTTGCGCTCCAATCAACTGCAAGGGTGTTATTAAAAGCATTTTTAGCAACACTCTGTTATGAATAGAGAAACACTGATTTAGCAAGAAATTTCCCTAGCCACTATGTCGCAAAACTTCGCTCTCTTAATCTTTCAAAAGCATCTTAGAAATAACGAGACGCTGAATTTCTTGTGTACCTTCGTAGATCTGGGTAATTTTAGCATCACGCATGTAACGTTCTACTGGATATTCTTTCGTGTAGCCGTATCCGCCGAACACTTGAACCGCGTCTGTTGTTACTTCCATGGCGATGTCTCCTGCAAATAGCTTCGACATTGCGGACTCTTTTCCGTATGGAAGACCTTCTGACTCTCTCCAAGCCGCTTGATATGTTAGTAGTCGTGCTGCTTCCACTTTTGTTGCCATATCTGCAAGTTTGAAACCGATTCCTTGGTTGACACCGATCGGTTTACCAAACTGTTTGCGGTCTTTTGCATAGTTTACCGAAGCATAAAGTGCACCTTGAGCGATTCCAACCGCTTGAGCCGCGATTCCATTACGTCCGCCATCAAGTGTCATCATTGCAATTTTAAAGCCTTCGCCTTCTTTTCCGAGAAGGTTTTCAGCTGGTACGCGGCAATCTTCGAAAATGATTTCTAACGTTGGAGATGAACGGATGCCGAGTTTCTTTTCTTTTTTCCCGAAAGAAAAGCCTGGTGTTCCTTTTTCTACGATGAACGCTGAAACTCCTCTTGATCCTGCTTCAATATCTGTTCGTGCGAACACAACATAGATCTCAGCGTCGCCAGCGTTTGTGATGAAGATTTTTGAGCCGTTGATAATATAGTCATCGCCGTCTTTTTTCGCCGTTGTTTTCATGTTTCCTGCATCTGATCCGGATCCTGGCTCTGTTAAGCCATATGCTCCGATTTTCTTACCTTCTGCCATCGGACGAAGGAACTTTTGCTTTTGCTCTTCGTTTCCAAACTTAAAGATCGGCCATCCTGCAAGAGAAGTGTGAGCAGATAGCGTTACACCGACTGACGCACAAACACGTGATAATTCTTCAACTGCGATTACATAGCCTAGGTAGTCCCCACCGATTCCACCGTACTCTTCTGGCCAAGGAATTCCGCAAAGACCAAGCTCACCCATCTGATCAAATATAGCTCGATCAAAACGCTCTTCTTCGTCACGTTCTGCTGCTGTAGGTTCTACTTCATTTTTAGCAAAATCACGCACCATCTTACGGATCATTTCATGTTCTTCAGATAACATAAATTGCATTTCTATCTCTCCCTCTTATCCTAGTAAATGTTTGCTTAACACCATACGTTGAATCTCACTTGTTCCTTCATAGATCTGACACACCTTCGCGTCTCGGAACAGTCTTTCTACCGGATACTCTTTCGTGTAGCCGTATCCTCCGTACACTTGCACCGCTTCAATCGCGGACTTCATAGCCGTTTCAGAAGCAAACAGCTTTGCCATTGAAGCTTCTTTTCCACACGATAGATTGTTTGCCTTCAGATCAGCTGCCCGATAGGTTAAAAGTTTTGCCGCTTCAACCTCTGTCGCCATATCCGCTAGCTTAAAGCCAAGCCCTTGATTCGCTCCGATCGGCTTGCCGAACTGTTTTCTTTCTTTCGCATAATTCGTCGCATATTCTAAGGCAGCCTCTGCGATACCCAATGATTGAGCAG from Bacillus sp. E(2018) encodes the following:
- the meaB gene encoding methylmalonyl Co-A mutase-associated GTPase MeaB, encoding MHPLAQRIQQKEERALAKAITLAENNGEDKLELLKSIYPQQKGAHWIGITGSPGAGKSSLVNRLISFLRKKQMTVAVVAVDPTSPFSGGSILGDRVRMADHFTDPGVFIRSMGTRGSLGGLSRSTKETVRLMDAYGFDVILIETVGVGQSELDIMKLADSVAVVLNPGSGDVVQVFKAGIMEIADLFVVNKADMPGVPKLLAEIEAMLDLVKHDSPYRPPVVQTISTENKGLQELWEYLLAHREYLEKSGEGKERKLSNLKREVMEVVQHEIYQQVWTNEQKNGFSWLADLESGTTDPYTAAEEILLKRLQPADGKQK
- a CDS encoding acyl-CoA dehydrogenase; this translates as MQFMLSEEHEMIRKMVRDFAKNEVEPTAAERDEEERFDRAIFDQMGELGLCGIPWPEEYGGIGGDYLGYVIAVEELSRVCASVGVTLSAHTSLAGWPIFKFGNEEQKQKFLRPMAEGKKIGAYGLTEPGSGSDAGNMKTTAKKDGDDYIINGSKIFITNAGDAEIYVVFARTDIEAGSRGVSAFIVEKGTPGFSFGKKEKKLGIRSSPTLEIIFEDCRVPAENLLGKEGEGFKIAMMTLDGGRNGIAAQAVGIAQGALYASVNYAKDRKQFGKPIGVNQGIGFKLADMATKVEAARLLTYQAAWRESEGLPYGKESAMSKLFAGDIAMEVTTDAVQVFGGYGYTKEYPVERYMRDAKITQIYEGTQEIQRLVISKMLLKD